DNA sequence from the Deltaproteobacteria bacterium genome:
CAGCGATTTTGCAGCCATTGCTCGATTGCCTGCGGCCGTATTGGCCATGCCGCCCATCGTCGTCGGGGTTCATGGATTGATCATGGTGATCTGTGGAAAATTTTTGCGCATCCCACGGCATTATCTCGCTGTCGCCTCTCAATCCTTGATTGGGGGTCCCTCGACAGCCGTTGCTGTTGCACAAGCCAGAGAGTGGCACGAGGGTGTGCCGATTGCCGTCATCGCCGGTGTGGGCGGCTATGCCATCGCCAATTTTATTGGTGTGCTCATTTATCGCCTCGCCGCAGCCATGTGCACCTGAGAGAGTTGTCATGATGCCGATTCTACAACATTGGCGCACAGTACCGATCGTTCCGACGTATCCTTCACTCACACCCTGCTGTGTGCAAGATTTGAAGATGCACGCGGCACCCACGCGGCTTGCAGAAACATCGACCTTATGCCTGGCACGAACCTATTACCACATGGGACTCGTTGAAACCTCTTCCACCGTCTTTGCCCGCCAAAGCGTGGCACAGCGTCTGTCGAAGTTGCAGCAATACTTGCCGGCTGGATTTGGGGTACTTGTGTTCGATGCATTTCGCACCCATGCTACCCAAGTCGCACTTTTCCATCATCTCCGCGAGAAAATACGAGACACTCACCCCACATGGAACGCCACACAACTCGATGAGGAAACAGTGCGA
Encoded proteins:
- a CDS encoding D-alanyl-D-alanine carboxypeptidase family protein, whose amino-acid sequence is MMPILQHWRTVPIVPTYPSLTPCCVQDLKMHAAPTRLAETSTLCLARTYYHMGLVETSSTVFARQSVAQRLSKLQQYLPAGFGVLVFDAFRTHATQVALFHHLREKIRDTHPTWNATQLDEETVRYVAHPEMSRYPVLPHNSGGAIDLTLTFQDTPLDMGTNFDEPSLVSAMAYFEGEYDPSLGIPGTRWITAREHRRLLFHAMVHLGFTSNPKEWWHFDVGDCLWARVFSSEWYYPSMENEMDRI